From Symphalangus syndactylus isolate Jambi chromosome 17, NHGRI_mSymSyn1-v2.1_pri, whole genome shotgun sequence, one genomic window encodes:
- the PRR22 gene encoding proline-rich protein 22, translating to MRHPKPFYAPAAPQEGFSPQSLEGAEVLGHQPAPTCAEPPPAVGSLNLYHPPDPEKEVFPAPPAGFQMAPCGCFFDPRIYRIEWTTPNLGQSTLYKLAASSGGPVGVPSAPGSYLLEPQPYLKAPGLPPYPHCQLAPRGPQFLLPYFPPEGPGPEALGFVGDAGSAAFVELPLPPLEEGPAPPPPPPPKENKPPPVLIMLPAEPTLPPDAYSHLQGHLGHFPGPEPLASPVKELQGSGVRPGVPLYPPGLSELKVAEVKEGALLGAGEAKAPETARALALPDKVLLEDAMNLFDCLPGSSGPEGSLCEAPVSALPDSSGENSADDIRSLCLPEELLSFDYSVPEILDAVSNADYFNFKALDEKQPPSPGPPAANTPAPILPSKRKASTAKKGKPGGKAKQPAGPASATPPGPRQDLGATPD from the exons ATGCGGCACCCCAAACCGTTCTATGCCCCTGCAGCTCCCCAGGAAGGTTTCAGCCCCCAGAGTCTGGAGGGGGCCGAGGTGCTGGGACACCAGCCTGCTCCTACCTGCGCCGAGCCTCCTCCCGCTGTGG GCTCCTTGAACCTGTATCATCCCCCAGACCCAGAGAAAGAGGTGTTTCCAGCCCCTCCAGCAG GTTTCCAGATGGCCCCATGCGGGTGCTTCTTCGACCCCCGTATCTATCGGATCGAGTGGACCACCCCCAACCTGGGCCAGTCAACCCTGTACAAGCTGGCGGCAAGCAGCGGGGGGCCAGTGGGTGTCCCCTCTGCCCCAGGCAGCTACCTCCTGGAGCCACAGCCCTACCTCAAGGCCCCGGGGCTGCCCCCATATCCCCACTGCCAGCTGGCACCCAGGGGTCCCCAGTTTCTCTTGCCCTACTTCCCGCCTGAGGGCCCTGGGCCAGAGGCTCTGGGCTTTGTGGGGGACGCAGGGTCCGCCGCCTTCGTGGAGCTGCCCCTACCGCCCCTAGAGGAAGGCCCGGCCCCgccgccacccccaccccccaaggaGAACAAGCCGCCCCCTGTACTCATCATGCTGCCTGCAGAGCCCACACTGCCCCCGGACGCCTACAGCCACCTCCAGGGTCACCTTGGCCACTTCCCTGGGCCCGAACCCCTGGCCTCCCCCGTCAAGGAGCTGCAGGGCAGCGGGGTCCGACCTGGGGTGCCCCTGTACCCACCGGGCCTCAGTGAGCTGAAGGTGGCTGAGGTCAAGGAGGGGGCCCTGCTGGGGGCAGGCGAGGCCAAGGCCCCTGAGACGGCCAGAGCTTTGGCACTGCCTGACAAGGTTCTGCTGGAGGACGCCATGAATCTCTTCGACTGCCTGCCGGGCTCCTCAGGGCCTGAGGGTTCCCTGTGCGAGGCGCCCGTGTCAGCCCTGCCTGACAGCAGTGGTGAGAACTCAGCCGATGACATCCGCTCGCTGTGCCTGCCGGAGGAGCTGCTGTCCTTCGACTACAGCGTGCCTGAGATCCTGGACGCCGTGTCCAACGCCGACTACTTCAACTTCAAGGCGCTCGACGAGAAGCAGCCGCCCAGCCCGGGGCCCCCTGCTGCCAACACCCCGGCCCCCATTCTGCCCAGCAAGAGAAAGGCCTCAACGGCCAAGAAGGGAAAGCCGGGAGGGAAGGCCAAGCAGCCGGCAGGCCCAGCCAGCGCCACTCCCCCCGGGCCCAGGCAGGACCTGGGAGCCACCCCCGATTAA
- the DUS3L gene encoding tRNA-dihydrouridine(47) synthase [NAD(P)(+)]-like isoform X3, translating to MAEGTAAAPLENGGGGDSGVGALERGVAPIKPQYLTTKEQFHQFLEAKGQEKPCRETELDIRGKLYLAPLTTCGNLPFRRICKRFGADVTCGEMAVCTNLLQGQMSEWALLKRHRCEDIFGVQLEGAFPDTMTKCAELLSRTVEVDFVDINVGCPIDLVYKKGGGCALMNRSTKFQQIVRGMNQVLDVPLTVKIRTGVQERVNLAHRLLPELRDWGVALVTLHGRSREQRYTKLADWQYIEECVKAASPMPLFGNGDILSFEDANRAMQTGVAGIMIARGALLKPWLFTEIKEQRHWDISSSERLDILRDFTNYGLEHWGSDTQGVEKTRRFLLEWLSFLCRYVPVGLLERLPQRINERPPYYLGRDYLETLMASQKAADWIRISEMLLGPVPPNFAFLPKHKANAYK from the exons ATGGCGGAGGGAACGGCGGCAGCCCCTCTAGAGAATGGTGGTGGCGGCGACTCAGGAGTCGGAGCTTTGGAACGGGGAGTGGCGCCCATTAAGCCTCA ATACCTCACCACCAAGGAGCAGTTTCACCAATTCCTGGAAGCCAAGGGGCAGGAGAAGCCTTGCCGGGAAACCGAG CTGGACATCCGTGGCAAACTTTACCTGGCCCCGCTCACCACG TGCGGGAACCTGCCCTTCCGACGGATCTGCAAGCGCTTCGGGGCGGATGTGACATGTGGAGAGATGGCCGTCTGCACCAACCTGCTGCAGGGCCAGATGTCCGAGTGGGCCCTGCTCAAACGCCACCGGTGTGAGGACATCTTTGGCGTCCAG CTGGAGGGCGCCTTCCCCGACACCATGACCAAGTGTGCCGAGCTGCTGAGCCGCACCGTGGAGGTGGACTTTGTGGACATCAACGTCGGCTGCCCCATCGACCTCGTGTACAAGAAG GGTGGGGGCTGTGCCCTCATGAATCGCTCGACCAAGTTCCAGCAGATTGTCCGTGGCATGAACCAG GTGCTGGATGTGCCGCTGACTGTGAAGATCCGCACAGGCGTCCAGGAGCGTGTGAACCTGGCGCACCGCCTGCTGCCCGAGCTGCGGGACTGGGGTGTGGCACTCGTCACG CTCCACGGCCGCTCTCGGGAGCAGCGCTACACCAAGCTAGCCGACTGGCAGTACATCGAGGAGTGCGTGAAGGCCGCCAGCCCCATGCCCCTGTTCG GAAATGGGGACATCTTGTCATTTGAGGATGCCAACCGTGCCATGCAGACTGGTGTCGCCGGGATCATGATTGCCCG TGGCGCCCTGCTCAAGCCGTGGCTGTTCACGGAGATCAAGGAGCAGCGGCACTGGGACATCTCGTCGTCCGAGCGCCTGGACATCCTGCGGGACTTTACCAACTACGGCCTGGAGCACTGGGGCTCAGACACGCAGGGCGTGGAGAAGACCCGGCGCTTTCTGCTCGAGTGGCTGTCCTTCCTGTGCCG GTACGTGCCCGTGGGGCTGCTGGAGCGCCTCCCACAGAGGATCAACGAGCGGCCACCCTACTACCTGGGCCGCGACTACCTGGAGACGCTGATGGCCAGCCAGAAGGCAGCCGACTGGATCCGCATCAG CGAGATGCTCCTTGGGCCGGTGCCCCCAAACTTCGCCTTCTTACCGAAGCACAAGGCCAACGCGTACAAGTAG
- the DUS3L gene encoding tRNA-dihydrouridine(47) synthase [NAD(P)(+)]-like isoform X1 — MAEGTAAAPLENGGGGDSGVGALERGVAPIKPQYLTTKEQFHQFLEAKGQEKPCRETEVGEPAGNDLAEPEAKRIRLEDGQTADGQMEEAAEPGEQPQTQKRARGQNKGRPHVKPTHYDKNRLCPSLIQESAAKCFFGDRCRFLHDVGRYLETKPADLGPRCVLFETFGRCPYGVTCRFAGAHLGPEGQNLVQEELAARGAQPPSVRNGLDKALQQQLRKREVRFEQAEQALRRFSQVQPPGPTPAAAVAEGAPRQDNCGAQQVPAGLGTSTPPSSPVRTCGPLTDEDVVRLQPCEKKRLDIRGKLYLAPLTTCGNLPFRRICKRFGADVTCGEMAVCTNLLQGQMSEWALLKRHRCEDIFGVQLEGAFPDTMTKCAELLSRTVEVDFVDINVGCPIDLVYKKGGGCALMNRSTKFQQIVRGMNQVLDVPLTVKIRTGVQERVNLAHRLLPELRDWGVALVTLHGRSREQRYTKLADWQYIEECVKAASPMPLFGNGDILSFEDANRAMQTGVAGIMIARGALLKPWLFTEIKEQRHWDISSSERLDILRDFTNYGLEHWGSDTQGVEKTRRFLLEWLSFLCRYVPVGLLERLPQRINERPPYYLGRDYLETLMASQKAADWIRISEMLLGPVPPNFAFLPKHKANAYK, encoded by the exons ATGGCGGAGGGAACGGCGGCAGCCCCTCTAGAGAATGGTGGTGGCGGCGACTCAGGAGTCGGAGCTTTGGAACGGGGAGTGGCGCCCATTAAGCCTCA ATACCTCACCACCAAGGAGCAGTTTCACCAATTCCTGGAAGCCAAGGGGCAGGAGAAGCCTTGCCGGGAAACCGAGGTAGGAGAACCTGCTGGCAATGACCTGGCTGAGCCTGAGGCTAAGCGGATCCGACTGGAGGATGGACAGACGGCGGACGGGCAGATGGAGGAGGCAGCAGAGCCTGGGGAGCAGCCGCAGACTCAGAAGAGGGCCCGGGGACAAAACAAGGGCCGGCCCCATGTGAAGCCCACACACTACGACAAGAACAGGCTATGCCCTTCCCTGATCCAG GAGTCGGCTGCTAAGTGTTTCTTCGGTGATCGCTGCCGCTTTCTGCACGACGTGGGGCGCTACCTGGAGACCAAGCCGGCCGACCTGGGCCCCCGCTGTGTGCTCTTCGAGACCTTCGGCCGGTGCCCCTATGGCGTGACCTGCCGCTTCGCTGGGGCCCACCTGGGGCCCGAGGGACAGAACCTGGTGCAGGAGGAGTTGGCGGCCCGCGGGGCCCAGCCCCCATCCGTCCGCAATGGCCTGGACAAAGCCCTGCAGCAGCAGCTGCGGAAGCGCGAGGTCCGCTTCGAACAAGCTGAGCAGGCCCTGCGCCGGTTCAGCCAGGTCCAGCCGCCGGGCCCCACACCCGCTGCCGCTGTCGCCGAGGGTGCTCCCAGGCAGGACAACTGTGGCGCCCAGCAGGTCCCCGCAGGGCTGGGCACTAGCACCCCTCCCAGCAGCCCCGTGCGGACCTGCGGGCCCCTGACGGATGAGGACGTGGTCAGGCTGCAGCCCTGTGAGAAGAAGCGG CTGGACATCCGTGGCAAACTTTACCTGGCCCCGCTCACCACG TGCGGGAACCTGCCCTTCCGACGGATCTGCAAGCGCTTCGGGGCGGATGTGACATGTGGAGAGATGGCCGTCTGCACCAACCTGCTGCAGGGCCAGATGTCCGAGTGGGCCCTGCTCAAACGCCACCGGTGTGAGGACATCTTTGGCGTCCAG CTGGAGGGCGCCTTCCCCGACACCATGACCAAGTGTGCCGAGCTGCTGAGCCGCACCGTGGAGGTGGACTTTGTGGACATCAACGTCGGCTGCCCCATCGACCTCGTGTACAAGAAG GGTGGGGGCTGTGCCCTCATGAATCGCTCGACCAAGTTCCAGCAGATTGTCCGTGGCATGAACCAG GTGCTGGATGTGCCGCTGACTGTGAAGATCCGCACAGGCGTCCAGGAGCGTGTGAACCTGGCGCACCGCCTGCTGCCCGAGCTGCGGGACTGGGGTGTGGCACTCGTCACG CTCCACGGCCGCTCTCGGGAGCAGCGCTACACCAAGCTAGCCGACTGGCAGTACATCGAGGAGTGCGTGAAGGCCGCCAGCCCCATGCCCCTGTTCG GAAATGGGGACATCTTGTCATTTGAGGATGCCAACCGTGCCATGCAGACTGGTGTCGCCGGGATCATGATTGCCCG TGGCGCCCTGCTCAAGCCGTGGCTGTTCACGGAGATCAAGGAGCAGCGGCACTGGGACATCTCGTCGTCCGAGCGCCTGGACATCCTGCGGGACTTTACCAACTACGGCCTGGAGCACTGGGGCTCAGACACGCAGGGCGTGGAGAAGACCCGGCGCTTTCTGCTCGAGTGGCTGTCCTTCCTGTGCCG GTACGTGCCCGTGGGGCTGCTGGAGCGCCTCCCACAGAGGATCAACGAGCGGCCACCCTACTACCTGGGCCGCGACTACCTGGAGACGCTGATGGCCAGCCAGAAGGCAGCCGACTGGATCCGCATCAG CGAGATGCTCCTTGGGCCGGTGCCCCCAAACTTCGCCTTCTTACCGAAGCACAAGGCCAACGCGTACAAGTAG
- the DUS3L gene encoding tRNA-dihydrouridine(47) synthase [NAD(P)(+)]-like isoform X2, which yields MEEAAEPGEQPQTQKRARGQNKGRPHVKPTHYDKNRLCPSLIQESAAKCFFGDRCRFLHDVGRYLETKPADLGPRCVLFETFGRCPYGVTCRFAGAHLGPEGQNLVQEELAARGAQPPSVRNGLDKALQQQLRKREVRFEQAEQALRRFSQVQPPGPTPAAAVAEGAPRQDNCGAQQVPAGLGTSTPPSSPVRTCGPLTDEDVVRLQPCEKKRLDIRGKLYLAPLTTCGNLPFRRICKRFGADVTCGEMAVCTNLLQGQMSEWALLKRHRCEDIFGVQLEGAFPDTMTKCAELLSRTVEVDFVDINVGCPIDLVYKKGGGCALMNRSTKFQQIVRGMNQVLDVPLTVKIRTGVQERVNLAHRLLPELRDWGVALVTLHGRSREQRYTKLADWQYIEECVKAASPMPLFGNGDILSFEDANRAMQTGVAGIMIARGALLKPWLFTEIKEQRHWDISSSERLDILRDFTNYGLEHWGSDTQGVEKTRRFLLEWLSFLCRYVPVGLLERLPQRINERPPYYLGRDYLETLMASQKAADWIRISEMLLGPVPPNFAFLPKHKANAYK from the exons ATGGAGGAGGCAGCAGAGCCTGGGGAGCAGCCGCAGACTCAGAAGAGGGCCCGGGGACAAAACAAGGGCCGGCCCCATGTGAAGCCCACACACTACGACAAGAACAGGCTATGCCCTTCCCTGATCCAG GAGTCGGCTGCTAAGTGTTTCTTCGGTGATCGCTGCCGCTTTCTGCACGACGTGGGGCGCTACCTGGAGACCAAGCCGGCCGACCTGGGCCCCCGCTGTGTGCTCTTCGAGACCTTCGGCCGGTGCCCCTATGGCGTGACCTGCCGCTTCGCTGGGGCCCACCTGGGGCCCGAGGGACAGAACCTGGTGCAGGAGGAGTTGGCGGCCCGCGGGGCCCAGCCCCCATCCGTCCGCAATGGCCTGGACAAAGCCCTGCAGCAGCAGCTGCGGAAGCGCGAGGTCCGCTTCGAACAAGCTGAGCAGGCCCTGCGCCGGTTCAGCCAGGTCCAGCCGCCGGGCCCCACACCCGCTGCCGCTGTCGCCGAGGGTGCTCCCAGGCAGGACAACTGTGGCGCCCAGCAGGTCCCCGCAGGGCTGGGCACTAGCACCCCTCCCAGCAGCCCCGTGCGGACCTGCGGGCCCCTGACGGATGAGGACGTGGTCAGGCTGCAGCCCTGTGAGAAGAAGCGG CTGGACATCCGTGGCAAACTTTACCTGGCCCCGCTCACCACG TGCGGGAACCTGCCCTTCCGACGGATCTGCAAGCGCTTCGGGGCGGATGTGACATGTGGAGAGATGGCCGTCTGCACCAACCTGCTGCAGGGCCAGATGTCCGAGTGGGCCCTGCTCAAACGCCACCGGTGTGAGGACATCTTTGGCGTCCAG CTGGAGGGCGCCTTCCCCGACACCATGACCAAGTGTGCCGAGCTGCTGAGCCGCACCGTGGAGGTGGACTTTGTGGACATCAACGTCGGCTGCCCCATCGACCTCGTGTACAAGAAG GGTGGGGGCTGTGCCCTCATGAATCGCTCGACCAAGTTCCAGCAGATTGTCCGTGGCATGAACCAG GTGCTGGATGTGCCGCTGACTGTGAAGATCCGCACAGGCGTCCAGGAGCGTGTGAACCTGGCGCACCGCCTGCTGCCCGAGCTGCGGGACTGGGGTGTGGCACTCGTCACG CTCCACGGCCGCTCTCGGGAGCAGCGCTACACCAAGCTAGCCGACTGGCAGTACATCGAGGAGTGCGTGAAGGCCGCCAGCCCCATGCCCCTGTTCG GAAATGGGGACATCTTGTCATTTGAGGATGCCAACCGTGCCATGCAGACTGGTGTCGCCGGGATCATGATTGCCCG TGGCGCCCTGCTCAAGCCGTGGCTGTTCACGGAGATCAAGGAGCAGCGGCACTGGGACATCTCGTCGTCCGAGCGCCTGGACATCCTGCGGGACTTTACCAACTACGGCCTGGAGCACTGGGGCTCAGACACGCAGGGCGTGGAGAAGACCCGGCGCTTTCTGCTCGAGTGGCTGTCCTTCCTGTGCCG GTACGTGCCCGTGGGGCTGCTGGAGCGCCTCCCACAGAGGATCAACGAGCGGCCACCCTACTACCTGGGCCGCGACTACCTGGAGACGCTGATGGCCAGCCAGAAGGCAGCCGACTGGATCCGCATCAG CGAGATGCTCCTTGGGCCGGTGCCCCCAAACTTCGCCTTCTTACCGAAGCACAAGGCCAACGCGTACAAGTAG